The Polyodon spathula isolate WHYD16114869_AA chromosome 13, ASM1765450v1, whole genome shotgun sequence genome includes a region encoding these proteins:
- the LOC121325630 gene encoding nebulin-related-anchoring protein isoform X5 yields the protein MNVQPCARCGYVVYPAEKINCIDQNWHKACFHCEICKMILTPTNFVSHQKKPYCQVHNPKNNDFTSVYETPININAKKQSEAISEIKYREEGERYKSVFHWDMKSREVEHARKVSHLASQKTYQTDYEENKSWYKDTVTNPEMISVTQAQKSISDVEYKHGHEDRVSKFTSVADTLDILHAQAAGQLASDIEYTEEYEQFKGKGSFPAMITPAYQHAKQANTLASDLEYKRGHGERVSQYTSVTDTPEVLLAKAGGRLASDYAYTEQYEQHRGKGSFPALITPAYQNAKKASELASTVKYHEQYEKELKGKGCSDAGGAEASLARENADRFSQHLYTEEYEQHRGKGSFPAMITPAYHMAKKAHDLASDVKYKKDLSKMKGAAHFHTLTSHDNLALKRAQKINKLVSEVEYKKDLENTKGHSINYCETPQFKNASKMAKYTSDVKYKQSYQNQMKGHYEGVGMDRRILHAMKVRNLASSIAYKSDYENDKNEQTDYNYPATMTPSYKTQKKLEPLKDLNYRAQYEKTKTNFTLPQDIPHLKKAKTNAELYSGIKYKEDWEKTKSKACEMTLDNMSLLAAKASRDLASDIKYREAYEKTKDKAVGTSVSDSKTLHSLQANKMSSEIAYRKGSKETRSKFHLPLDMLHLSHAKKAQSLASETEYRKRLHEYTVLPDDMKVKWAKKAYSLQSESQYKADLSWMKGVGWVTEGSLDVQQAKKAGDLVSEKKYRQKVDELKFTQVADTLNIKHAKKSQKLQSELVYKAGTEQTLHQYTMNKDEPLFRQAKANAEYLSEKSYKSSWEKQKGKGFELRMDALSILAAKSKRDLASNIKYREDYEKTKGMMIGVKDVTGDSQLAHSTRASRLHSDLQYKKEYEDNKTKYSTSLDMLTLAHAKKAQGLATDQGYKTFLHHYTSVPTDSKLEWAKKAYGIQSDNQYKSDLNWMKGVGWAAAGSLDVEQARKAGDLVSERKYRQHAYALKHTSIKDTPEMIQAKISYNQAVDRLYKEHGENVKHHYTMTNNLPEHLQAKLNATNLSETCYKQSWTKLRDAGYKLGLDAIPFQAAKASGEMISDYKYKEVFEKTKGQMVGLRGMEDDINISHSVHAGKLQSDLKYRQDSKKTRSQLHLPMDMMVLVHAKKAQSLASDQDYKFMLHQYTSLPDDLKMQWAKKAYELQSEKLYRSDLNFLRGVAWISTGAVQIEGSKRATDLLSEKKYRQQPYSFKHTTVTDSPDLLHAKLSNIISNERLYKEAGEHVRHHYTTTLGQPELNQAKINAANFSESKYRQSWQNLRAQGYKLTMDAIPFQAAKASGDIASDYQYKHNFVLEKGKHIGARSILDDPKLLHCMQMAKLQSEQQYKKGSRDTSSQFHLAMDMVNMVHAKKAQTLASNQDYKTKVHAYTVLPDDMKVQWAKKAYKLQSEKLYKSDLNFMKGVGWITAGTPQIETAKRAGELISERNYRQHPGSLQFTSVADSPDLLHAKNSYLQCSERLYKSGDSESMHRCTLPIDHPDFIRARMNAQHISDKAYKTSWDQIRSAGFDFRLDAIPFQTAKASREIASDVNYKSDLSWMRGIGWTPPGSHKVEMARRAAELGYAQGLDPEQAAAQHEQHMQASQQKETREEFQHAGVNLDATEILHVKRKKVQTTKKTM from the exons ATGAATGTCCAACCTTGTGCTAGGTGTGGCTATGTGGTTTACCCAGCGGAGAAAATCAACTGTATAGATCAG aattGGCACAAAGCGTGTTTTCACTGTGAGATTTGTAAGATGATACTTACCCCAACTAATTTTGTCAGCCATCAGAAAAAGCCATACTGCCAAGT GCACAACCCAAAGAACAATGACTTTACCAGCGTGTATGAGACTCCCATTAacataaatgcaaaaaaacaatctGAAGCCATCAGCGAG ATTAAATACCGTGAAGAAGGAGAAAGGTATAAATCTGTTTTTCACTGGGATATGAAATCCAGAGAGGTGGAACATGCCCGTAAAGTCAGTCATCTTGCAAGTCAG aaaacctACCAGACTGACTATGAAGAAAATAAATCCTGGTACAAAGACACAGTAACCAATCCAGAAATGATAAGTGTGACCCAGGCACAGAAAAGCATTAGTGAT GTAGAGTATAAGCACGGGCATGAGGATCGTGTTTCCAAATTCACATCAGTTGCAGACACTCTAGACATATTGCATGCCCAGGCAGCAGGGCAGCTTGCCAGTGAT ATTGAATACACTGAAGAATACGAGCAGTTTAAAGGAAAAGGAAGCTTCCCTGCAATGATCACTCCAGCATACCAGCACGCCAAGCAAGCCAACACTTTGGCTAGTGAT CTGGAGTACAAGCGTGGGCACGGGGAGCGTGTTTCTCAGTACACCTCGGTGACAGACACCCCAGAGGTGCTGCTTGCTAAAGCAGGAGGGCGACTCGCCAGCGAT TACGCCTACACGGAACAATATGAGCAGCACAGAGGAAAAGGCAGCTTCCCAGCACTGATCACCCCAGCCTACCAGAATGCCAAGAAAGCCAGTGAGCTGGCCAGCACT GTGAAATATCATGAACAGTATGAAAAAGAGCTGAAGGGGAAAGGGTGCAGTGATGCTGGTGGAGCCGAGGCTTCCCTTGCCAGGGAGAACGCAGACAGGTTCAGCCAG CACCTGTACACTGAAGAATATGAACAGCACAGAGGGAAAGGCAGCTTCCCTGCAATGATCACTCCTGCTTATCACATGGCCAAGAAAGCCCATGACCTTGCCAGTGAT GTAAAATATAAGAAAGATCTTTCAAAGATGAAAGGGGCAGCTCATTTCCACACTCTGACTTCTCACGACAATTTAGCACTCAAGAGAGCCCAGAAAATCAACAAACTAGTGAGCGAG GTGGAGTACAAGAAGGATCTGGAAAACACCAAAGGTCACAGCATTAATTACTGTGAAACTCCTCAGTTTAAGAATGCATCCAAGATGGCTAAATATACTAGTGAT GTTAAGTACAAGCAGAGCTATCAGAACCAGATGAAGGGGCATTATGAAGGGGTTGGTATGGACAGACGGATACTCCATGCAATGAAAGTCAGAAATTTGGCAAGTAGT atcgcttaTAAATCGGACTATGAAAATGACAAGAATGAACAAACTGACTACAACTATCCTGCCACAATGACTCCTTCGTATAAGACTCAGAAAAAACTGGAACCCCTAAAGGAT CTGAATTATCGAGCCCAGTATGAAAAAACCAAGACGAACTTCACTTTGCCTCAGGATATTCCTCACCTCAAGAAGGCGAAGACCAATGCTGAGCTTTACAGTGGT ATTAAATACAAGGAGGACTGGGAGAAGACTAAATCGAAGGCTTGTGAGATGACTCTGGATAACATGTCTTTATTGGCAGCCAAAGCTTCCCGGGATCTAGCTAGTGAT ATAAAATACAGAGAAGCTTATGAGAAAACGAAAGACAAAGCAGTGGGAACCAGTGTGAGCGACTCCAAGACCCTGCACTCACTCCAAGCTAACAAGATGAGCAGCGAG ATTGCCTACAGGAAAGGTTCTAAAGAAACCCGATCCAAGTTCCATCTTCCTTTGGACATGCTGCACCTGAGCCACGCCAAGAAGGCTCAGTCCCTGGCCAGTGAGACAGAGTACAGGAAGAGGCTGCATGAGTACACAGTGCTGCCAGACGACATGAAGGTCAAGTGGGCAAAGAAGGCCTACAGCCTGCAGAGTGAG agcCAATACAAAGCTGATCTGAGTTGGATGAAAGGGGTGGGATGGGTCACAGAGGGCAGCCTTGATGTTCAGCAGGCAAAGAAAGCAGGAGATCTTGTCAGTGAG aaaaagtaCAGGCAGAAGGTTGATGAACTGAAATTCACCCAGGTGGCTGACACGCTCAACATTAAACATGCCAAGAAAAGCCAGAAACTGCAGAGTGAG CTTGTGTATAAAGCAGGCACTGAGCAAACCCTTCACCAGTACACTATGAACAAAGATGAACCGCTATTCAGACAGGCGAAAGCAAATGCTGAATACCTCAGTGAG AAATCCTACAAGAGTAGTTGGGAAAAGCAAAAAGGCAAAGGGTTTGAGCTTCGTATGGATGCGCTCTCCATCTTGGCAGCAAAAAGCAAGAGGGATCTTGCAAGCaat ATCAAGTACAGAGAAGATTATGAGAAGACGAAGGGCATGATGATTGGAGTAAAGGACGTTACAGGCGATTCTCAGCTGGCTCATTCCACGCGAGCGTCCAGGTTGCACAGCGACCTGCAGTACAAGAAAGAGTATGAGGACAACAAAACGAAGTACAGCACCTCCCTAGATATGCTGACCCTCGCTCATGCCAAGAAGGCACAAGGCCTGGCGACAGACCAAGGGTACAAGACATTCCTGCATCATTACACCTCTGTGCCGACTGACTCTAAGCTGGAATGGGCAAAGAAGGCTTATGGAATACAGAGTGAT AACCAATACAAGTCTGACCTAAACTGGATGAAAGGAGTTGGGTGGGCGGCTGCAGGATCATTGGATGTGGAACAAGCCAGGAAAGCAGGAGATCTCGTTAGTGAG AGAAAATACCGTCAGCATGCCTATGCACTGAAGCACACCAGCATCAAAGACACACCTGAAATGATTCAAGCCAAGATTAGTTATAACCAGGCTGTGGAT AGATTATACAAAGAACACGGCGAGAATGTGAAGCACCACTACACCATGACAAACAACCTTCCAGAGCACCTGCAAGCCAAACTCAATGCAACAAACTTAAGTGAG ACCTGTTACAAGCAATCTTGGACTAAGCTTCGGGACGCTGGGTACAAGTTGGGTTTGGATGCAATTCCATTCCAGGCCGCTAAAGCGTCTGGAGAAATGATCAGTGAT TACAAGTACAAAGAAGTGTTTGAGAAAACAAAGGGCCAGATGGTTGGACTGAGGGGAATGGAAGATGACATCAATATTTCTCACTCAGTCCATGCAGGAAAGCTTCAGAGTGAT ttaAAATACAGGCAAGACTCAAAGAAGACCAGGTCCCAGCTCCACCTGCCTATGGACATGATGGTGTTGGTGCATGCTAAGAAGGCCCAGTCTCTGGCCAGCGACCAGGATTACAAGTTCATGCTTCATCAGTACACCTCTCTGCCCGACGACCTGAAGATGCAATGGGCAAAGAAGGCCTACGAGCTGCAGAGCGAG AAACTGTACCGCTCTGACTTGAACTTCTTGAGAGGAGTGGCCTGGATCAGCACAGGGGCCGTGCAGATCGAAGGATCGAAGAGAGCAACGGATCTGCTCAGCGAG AAAAAGTATCGTCAGCAGCCATATTCGTTCAAGCATACAACTGTGACAGACTCTCCTGATTTGCTCCATGCTAAATTAAGCAACATTATTTCCAATGAG cGTCTCTACAAAGAAGCTGGAGAACACGTCAGACATCATTATACCACGACCCTTGGTCAACCTGAGCTCAACCAAGCAAAGATTAATGCAGCCAATTTCAGTGAG tcaaaatACAGGCAGTCCTGGCAGAACTTACGTGCTCAGGGCTATAAGTTAACAATGGACGCCATCCCATTCCAGGCTGCGAAGGCATCTGGAGACATTGCAAGTGAT TACCAATACAAACATAACTTTGTGCTGGAGAAGGGCAAGCACATTGGAGCCAGGAGCATTCTGGATGACCCCAAGCTGCTGCACTGCATGCAGATGGCCAAGTTACAGAGCGAGCAGCAGTACAAGAAGGGTTCCCGGGACACCAGCTCCCAGTTCCACCTGGCTATGGACATGGTCAACATGGTCCATGCCAAGAAGGCTCAGACGCTGGCCAGCAATCAGGACTACAAGACCAAGGTCCACGCCTACACTGTACTGCCGGATGACATGAAGGTGCAGTGGGCAAAGAAGGCTTATAAGCTGCAGAGTGAG AAACTGTACAAATCAGACCTGAACTTCATGAAAGGAGTGGGCTGGATTACAGCGGGCACCCCACAGATCGAAACTGCAAAAAGAGCTGGAGAACTTATCAGTGAG AGGAACTATCGGCAGCACCCAGGCAGCCTGCAGTTCACCTCAGTGGCTGACTCTCCAGACCTGCTCCATGCTAAGAACAGCTACCTGCAATGCAGTGAA